In Deinococcus aquaticus, the sequence GTGGGGGATGAAGCGTTTTACGCGGGCGTTAGGGCTGCCACCAGGTCGCTGAGTACCTCTTCAGCCCTCTCGTACCCGGGGCGCAGGTAGACCATGCCGAAGGTGGTCCAATCCTGGACGGCAGCCACCTCCTGATCGTTCTCGTGCAGTTTCAGGTGGGGATACAGGCCGTATTCGACATAGCAGCCGTACCTGCTGGCGACGTCTTCCAGCGCGCGGGTGTTCTCATCGGTCCAGGTCAGCACGAACGGCAGGGCGAAGCACGGCTTGCCGCAGGAGCCGCCCATCCCGACCAGGGGCAACCCGGCCACAGTCGGTGTCTCGTCCCGCAGACGGGTGCGCTCCAGGAAGGCGAAGCGGTCACGGGCCACGTCACGGGAAGGAAGTTTCTGGGCGGCAATCCAGGGGCCAACAGTCAGTTTGGGCATCGGGGGTCTCCACAAGAGGGAAAGGGATTCAGGCTCGGGCAGGCTGGCTGACTGGCGGAACCACAGTGATAGGACCTGGCCGCACCGGCGGACGGAAGCCACGCAGGCGCAGGGCATTCGTCAGGACAAACACGCTGGAAAAGCCCATCGCTGCAGCGGCCAGGACTGGGCTCAGGAGCCAACCGAAGGCAGGGTACAGGGCACCGGCGGCCACTGGAATCAGGATGATGTTGTATGCGAACGCCCAGAACAGGTTGAGGCGGATGTTGCGCAGGGTGGCGCGGCTTAACGCGTAGGCATTCGGCACACCGCGCAGATCGCCGCTCATCAAGATCACGTCGGCGGTCTCGACGGCCACGTCGGTGCCAGTGCCAATGGCCAGGCCCACATCGGCCTGAGCCAGCGCTGGGGCGTCATTGATGCCGTCCCCCACAAAGGCGACGCTCTGCCCTTTGGCTTGGAGTTCCTTCACGGCGTCGCTCTTGCCGCTGGGCAGGACTTCGGCGAGCACTTCATCAATGCCCAATTGCCGCGCAATCGCCTGCGCCGTGCGGGCATTGTCACCGGTAATCATCGCTACGCGAAGTCCCTGAGCATGCAGGGCCTGCACGGCTTCCAGACTGCCCTCTTTGATGGGGTCGGCCACGGCAATAATGGCGGCCAGCTGCCCGTCAATGGCGGCGTACAGGGGCGACTTGCCTTCGTCTCCCAGCTGATGAGCCTGCGCAGTGAAAGCGCTGGTGTCCAGATTCAGGCGGGTCATGTAGCGGTCGGCCCCGACCTGCACGAGGTGGCCGTCCACACGCGCTTCCAGGCCGAAACCAGGGACCGCTTCGAAGTGGTCTGGAGTAGGCAGAGTCATTCCCTCACGGCGGGTGGCATCCACGATGGCCTGCGCGATGGGATGCTCACTCTGACCTTCTGCAGCGGCAACCAGACGCAGGACGGTTTGACGGTCCATACCAGCTGTCGTCACGAGGTCGGTCAGTTCAGGCTTGCCCTTGGTCAGGGTGCCAGTCTTGTCTACCGCCACGACCTTCACACCTTGCAGGCCTTCGAGTGCTGCACCGTTGCGGAACAACACGCCGAGTTCGGCCGCTTTTCCGGTACCCACCATGATGCTGGTGGGCGTGGCCAGCCCCATGGCGCAGGGGCAGGCGATGATCAGCACCGCGACCATGTTGACGAGAGCGAAGCTCAGGGCCGTCTGACCTCCGAAGAGGAGCCAGAGGACGAAGGTCAAAGCCGCAATACCTAATACGACAGGCACAAAGACGCTGACCACCTTATCGGCCAGGCCCTGAATAGGTGGCTTGCTGCCCTGCGCAGTTTCTACCAGTTTGATGATCTGCGCCAGGGCCGTGTCCGCACCGACTTTCGTGGCCTGGAAAGCGAAGGCGCCGTTCTGGTTGATGGTGCCGCCCACGACCCCCGCTCCGGCCTGCTTGCTCACTGGGACTGGTTCACCTGTGATCATCGACTCGTCCACGAAGGAATTGCCGCTCACCACCTGGCCGTCGACCGGAATCTTTTCGCCAGGACGCACGCTGATCAGGTCACCAATCAAGACCTCGTCAGTGGGGACTTCGAGTTCCTCTCCGTTCCGCACGACGCGGGCGACCTTGGCCTGGAGGCCCAGGAGCTTCTTCATGGCTTCGCTGGAGCGGCCTTTGGCGATGGCTTCGAAGTATTTGCCGAGCAGAATCAGGGTGATGACCACGGCTGACGCTTCGTAATACACATGCGCAGTGCCCTCAGGAAAGAGCTGCGGGGCCATGGTGGCGACCAGGCTGTAGAGGAAAGCTGCCGACGTGCCGATCATGACCAGACTGTTCATGTCTGGCGAGCGGTGCACAAGGCTCTTCCAACCCAGGCGGTAGAAGCGCAGGCCAGGACCAAACTGCACGGGCGCCGCGAGGGCCAGCATGATCCAGTTCAGGGTCTTCATGTCGATATAGCTCGTCAGCCACATGTGGAAGGGCATGTAGAGCATCGGCACCATGGCCAGAATGAGCAGGGGCACGGCGAAAATGGCACTGAAGGTGACAGCGCGTCTTAAGGCCTGCACCTCACGTTCCCGGGCTTCGCGTTCCTGGTCGGTCCGGTCCTGGCCAGCTTCCGCTTCCAGCACCCCATAGCCAGCAGACACGACGGCGGCTTTCAGCTGTCCGGGACTGACACTGGCGGGCAGATACCGAATGCTCGCCCGTTCGGTCGCGAGGTTCACCGTTGCGTCCAGTACACCGTCCACCTTCTTCAAAGCCCGCTCAACGCGACCTACGCAGTTCGCACAGGTCATGCCTTGAATGCCGAGGTCCAGTGTGCCGGTGACCGGCTCATACCCAATGGCTTTGACCTTCTCGATGAGGGCAGCTGGACTGGTCTGCTCCGGGTCGTATTGAACAGTCGCACGTTCGGTGGCGAGATTCACGGTGGCCTGCTCAACCCCTTCCACCTTGGTCAGGCCACGCTCCACCCGCCCCACGCAGCTCGCGCAGGTCATGCCCTGAACCCCAAGCTCCATTGTTTTGCTCATGGCTTCTCCTATCCCCCCTAGGGGGGTATGGATAGAACATAGGAGAATTTGAGTCAGTCTGCAACGTACCTGTCCCAATTATTGGGAAATTAGATGCCTTCCGACTCCAAGTTATTGACCTTATCCCCCGGTGGGGGGCAGAATAAGTCCATGACCACAGAACTGACTATTACGGGAATGACATGCGGGCACTGCGAAACAGCGGTACGCAATGCATTGAAAGCTGTTCCAGGCGTGCAGGACGTCAAGGTGGACCTGAAAGGGGGCTCGGCTATTGTGGAAGGCGCAGCAGACCCCCAGGCCCTGGTCGCGGCGGTGACCGATGAGGGCTACGGTGCCCAGCCCCGCGCCTGACCTCACTTGCCACCCCGGGCTGTCCATGCCCGGGGACGCCCGCAAGCGGGCAATCCGCCGGCTGAAGATCGCGCGCGGTCATCTGGAGAGCATCGTCACCATGCTGGAAAAGGACGACCCCTACTGCATGGACGTGTTGCGTCAGCTCAAGGCGGTGCAGGGGGCTATCAGTGGCGCCGGTGAAGTGATTCTGCGCGGGCACCTGGAATCCCATATCGCCACAGCGTCCACCCGTGGCGACACGGACGAACTGGTGGATGAGCTGATGGAAGCCCTGAAGTACACCTGAACTGTGCTTCGGGCTGGACTGGCCGCCTTTGGACGGCCGGTCCATTGTTCGCCTATTGCGGCCAGAGGCGGTTCATCGCGTTGTAGCCTCAATCGACTCTGTTGGCGAATTCAGGTGATGGCTCCCAGACTCCGCATTTCTCGTTGCCGAGTCGCGATGATCCGCCCCACCGAACAGCAAGTTTCGAATTCGCCAACAAAGTCCTGCTACAACGCGTAAAGGTGCGTACACGCAAGGCTACGCAGCCCTGACCTGATCCACTTGCCACGGAAAGTCGTTGCTGCCGGGTCAGGTATCCGGAGCGATCACGAGCCGCTGCACGTCGTCACCGAGCCGCACGAAGTGCCTGGCGTTGAGAGTGACCAGCCCCGTCACGCCGGCCCGCACGGCCGC encodes:
- a CDS encoding heavy metal translocating P-type ATPase, which produces MSKTMELGVQGMTCASCVGRVERGLTKVEGVEQATVNLATERATVQYDPEQTSPAALIEKVKAIGYEPVTGTLDLGIQGMTCANCVGRVERALKKVDGVLDATVNLATERASIRYLPASVSPGQLKAAVVSAGYGVLEAEAGQDRTDQEREAREREVQALRRAVTFSAIFAVPLLILAMVPMLYMPFHMWLTSYIDMKTLNWIMLALAAPVQFGPGLRFYRLGWKSLVHRSPDMNSLVMIGTSAAFLYSLVATMAPQLFPEGTAHVYYEASAVVITLILLGKYFEAIAKGRSSEAMKKLLGLQAKVARVVRNGEELEVPTDEVLIGDLISVRPGEKIPVDGQVVSGNSFVDESMITGEPVPVSKQAGAGVVGGTINQNGAFAFQATKVGADTALAQIIKLVETAQGSKPPIQGLADKVVSVFVPVVLGIAALTFVLWLLFGGQTALSFALVNMVAVLIIACPCAMGLATPTSIMVGTGKAAELGVLFRNGAALEGLQGVKVVAVDKTGTLTKGKPELTDLVTTAGMDRQTVLRLVAAAEGQSEHPIAQAIVDATRREGMTLPTPDHFEAVPGFGLEARVDGHLVQVGADRYMTRLNLDTSAFTAQAHQLGDEGKSPLYAAIDGQLAAIIAVADPIKEGSLEAVQALHAQGLRVAMITGDNARTAQAIARQLGIDEVLAEVLPSGKSDAVKELQAKGQSVAFVGDGINDAPALAQADVGLAIGTGTDVAVETADVILMSGDLRGVPNAYALSRATLRNIRLNLFWAFAYNIILIPVAAGALYPAFGWLLSPVLAAAAMGFSSVFVLTNALRLRGFRPPVRPGPITVVPPVSQPARA
- a CDS encoding CopZ family metallochaperone; this translates as MTTELTITGMTCGHCETAVRNALKAVPGVQDVKVDLKGGSAIVEGAADPQALVAAVTDEGYGAQPRA
- a CDS encoding metal-sensitive transcriptional regulator codes for the protein MPGDARKRAIRRLKIARGHLESIVTMLEKDDPYCMDVLRQLKAVQGAISGAGEVILRGHLESHIATASTRGDTDELVDELMEALKYT